Proteins encoded in a region of the Excalfactoria chinensis isolate bCotChi1 chromosome 16, bCotChi1.hap2, whole genome shotgun sequence genome:
- the RTN4R gene encoding reticulon-4 receptor: MKRAIAEGSKLLILVLCLNIQSEVESCPGACVCYSEPKITISCQQQGLTAIPTEIPIQSQRIFLHNNKITLVRSTSFTSCRNMTILWIHSNNISLIEPGAFYGLNKLEELDLSDNTNLKSINPVTFRGLVHLHTLHLDRCGLMELSTGLFRGLFSLQYLYLQDNNLQNLLDDTFIDLANLTYLFLHGNKIKSLSENVFRGLINLDRLLLHQNRVSLVHRRSFHDLGKVMTLYLFNNNLTVLTGETMAPLVSLQYLRLNGNQWICDCQARSLWNWFKQFKGSSSELECHLPPHLAGRDLKRLQSADLEGCIDSFNQIRTSVFSTKTRSGKLATGSPPLSSHDGSMKCCQPEMDKSFIYEAKGKAGPSSHSSRPSSNNPLKDKENMSKTKYVETDPSKNGSNKQINDSPFGTFPSIVDPPLTKLRPEFLEPIEPSTVPTKKRQGCSKKNKSKAQCRLTQQGSSSTLQLSLSLLIPPLVWSLLLLC, encoded by the coding sequence GAAGCAAACTGCTGATTTTGGTGCTTTGCTTGAACATCCAGTCAGAAGTGGAGTCTTGCCCTGGAGCGTGTGTGTGCTACAGTGAACCGAAGATTACAATAAGTTGTCAGCAGCAAGGACTGACAGCAATCCCCACAGAGATACCCATCCAGAGCCAGCGCATCTTCTTGCACAACAACAAGATAACCCTCGTGAGGTCCACCAGCTTCACGTCTTGTCGCAACATGACAATTCTTTGGATCCACTCCAACAACATCAGCCTCATTGAGCCTGGAGCCTTCTACGGACTCAACAAACTGGAGGAGCTGGATCTCAGTGACAACACGAACCTGAAGTCTATCAATCCTGTCACTTTCCGTGGTCTTGTTCACCTCCACACCTTACATCTGGATCGCTGTGGGCTCATGGAGCTCTCCACAGGGCTTTTTCGAGGGTTGTTTTCCTTGCAATATCTCTACCTTCAGGATAATAACCTGCAGAACCTGCTGGATGACACCTTCATAGATCTGGCGAACCTCACCTACCTGTTTTTGCACGGTAACAAAATCAAGAGCTTATCAGAGAACGTCTTTCGCGGGTTAATAAACCTCGACCGGTTGCTTCTGCACCAGAACAGAGTCAGCCTGGTCCACCGCCGGTCTTTTCATGACCTTGGGAAAGTGATGACCTTGTATCTGTTTAACAACAACCTGACCGTGCTCACAGGAGAAACCATGGCACCCCTGGTGTCCCTCCAGTATCTGCGCTTAAATGGCAACCAATGGATCTGTGACTGCCAGGCTCGGTCTCTCTGGAATTGGTTTAAGCAGTTTAAAGGGTCGTCTTCAGAGCTGGAGTGCCACCTTCCCCCACACTTGGCAGGGAGAGACCTCAAAAGGCTGCAGAGCGCTGACTTGGAAGGATGTATCGACTCTTTCAATCAGATTCGAACGAGTGTTTTTAGCACTAAAACCAGATCTGGTAAGCTGGCCACCGGGAGTCCCCCTCTCAGCTCCCATGACGGCTCCATGAAGTGCTGCCAGCCAGAAATGGATAAATCTTTTATATACGAAGCTAAAGGCAAGGCAGGTCCTTCTTCCCACAGCAGCCGGCCGTCCTCCAACAACCCTCTCAAGGATAAGGAGAACATGTCCAAAACCAAGTACGTTGAGACGGACCCTTCCAAAAATGGCAGCAACAAGCAGATAAACGATTCCCCTTTTGGGACCTTCCCCAGCATTGTAGACCCTCCATTGACCAAGTTGAGACCAGAGTTTCTAGAGCCCATTGAACCTTCCACAGTCCCAACCAAAAAGAGGCAGGGCTGCtctaaaaagaacaaatcaaAGGCCCAGTGCCGCCTTACCCAGCAAGGAAGCAGCTCCACGTTACAGCTCAGCCTAAGCCTTTTGATCCCCCCCTTGGTGTGGAGCTTACTGTTACTCTGCTAA